The following DNA comes from Longimicrobium sp..
GGGCCCACGGAGGACCTGGAGCGCTACCCGCGCGACCTGGAGCGTGACCTGGCGCTGGCGGCGGGGCGGGGGACGGCGCTGGTGTTCGCGCCCTCGGCGGCGGAGATGTACCCGGGGGGCGAGCCGCGCGTCTCCGTGCTCCCCGACGAGGAGCTCGGCGGGCGGCTGGACGGGGGGAGCCGGCCGGGGCACTTCCGCGGGGTGCTGACGGTGGTGGCCAAGCTGTTCGGCATCTTCACGCCGGACGTGGCGGTGTTCGGGCAGAAGGACCTGCAGCAGGCGGTGCTGATCCGGCGCATGGCCGCGGACCTGGACATCGCCGTGCGGGTAGAGGTGGCGCCGATCGTGCGCGAGGCCGACGGCCTGGCGATGAGCTCGCGCAACGTCTACCTGTCCGCGGAGGAGCGGGCGTCGGCGCTGTCGCTGTCGCGCGCGCTGGAGCGTGCGCGCGGCCTGTACGACGCGGGCGAGCGCGACGCGGGAACGCTGCGCGCGGCGCTGTGGGCGGGATTGTCGGTTCCGGGCGTGGAGCCCGAGTACGCGGAGGTGGTCGATCCGCACACCCTCGGGCCGGTGGACCGGGCCGCGGACGGCGTGTTCTGCGCGGTCGCGGCGCGGGTGGGGAAGACGCGGTTGATCGACAACTGCGAGTTGGGAAGGGAAGAGAAGAAGTCCTAAGTGCTAAGTCCTAAGTGCTAAGTGAACTGCACTCAGCACTCCGCACTTTTCACTTAGGACTTAGGACTTAGGACTTAGGACTCAGGACTTCGGTTCAACTGACTTCGAGCCCAGAGGATCGACTCATGTATCGCACCATGTGCAAGTCGAAGATCCACCGGGCTACCGTGACCGGGGCGGATCTGAACTACGTGGGGTCCATCACCATCGACCCCGTGCTGATGGAAGCCGCGGACCTGCTGGAGTACGAGCAGGTGGCCGTGGTGAACGTGAACAACGGCGCGCGCTTCGAGACCTACGTCATCCCCGGCGAGCCGGGGCAGGGCGAGATCTGCCTGAACGGCGCCGCCGCGCGCCTGGCGCACCCGGGCGACAAGGTCATCATCATCTCCTACGCGCAGTACAACGAGCAGGAGATGGACACGTATCGCCCCGTCTTCATCTTCGTGGACGAGCACAACCGCATCAACCGCGACGGCGTGCGCGCGGTCGGCGCCTGACCGCGCCCGGCCGTTCCGCCGGACGGCGGGATTCGGTAGATTGGATGACGATGCCTCGGCGGTGACATTCCCGCCGGGGCATCGTCGCGCGAAGAGATGGTGCGGCCGCCGTCAGCGGATGCGCCGGCGCCAGCTTCGACGCGCCGATGCCGAGGCCGCAGTCCCGCAGGGACTTTGTGCTGTTGTTGCCCGCGAATTCATTCGCCGGGTTCCTCTGGATGCTGGATGCGCGGCCCGAGCATCATCTCATCTACCGATCGTCTCTCTTTCCCTCCCCATGCTCACCATGCAGCACGCCGATACCACCGTGACCCCGCTCGTCCGCGACGCCGCGGAGGGGCGGCTGCCCGACTGGGTGCAGGCGAAGCCGAAGCGCCGCGAGCACATGGCGCGCGTGGCCAACCTCATGCGGCAGTGGGCGATGGAGCTCGGGCTGGGGGATGACGAAACGGCGCGCTGGGCCGCCGCCGGCTACCTGCACGACGCCCTGCGCGACGCCGACCCCGACGAGCTGCGCCCGATGGTGCCGCCCGGCTTCCGCGAGCTGCCGGGAAAGCTGCTGCACGGCCCCGCCGCCGCCGAGCGCCTGGACGGCGACGCCGACGGCGAACTGCTGGACGCGGTGCGCTGCCACACCCTGGGCTGTCCCCGCTTCCGCGCGCTGGGGCGGGCGCTGTACCTGGCCGACTTCCTGGAGCCCGGCCGCACCTTCTCGCCCGAGTGGACGGAGTCGCTGCGCCGCCGCATGCCGCGCGACATGGACGCCGTGCTGCGCGAGGTGGTGGAGGCACGCATCGGCCACGTGGTGCGCAGCGGCGGCACCGCCCATCCCGAAACGAAAGCCTTCCATGCCCAGGTCCAAGCCGAAGCGCGGTAGCGGCGCCCAGCCGGCGCGCGGCGGCCGCGCGCAGACCGTCGGCATCTTCGCCACGCTGGCCGCCGTGGCCGTGCTTCTCGGCTCCGTGGGCTGGGGCGTGCGTGAGTACCTCCGCGGCCCCCGCGCCGCCGATCCCGCCGCGGCCGCGGACAGCGCGCGCGGTCCCGCCGCGCGGGCGCCCGCCGGCCGCGTGCGCGTGGAGGTGCTGAACGCGACCACGACCCATGGACTCGCACGCCAGGCGACCGACGTGCTGCGCGACCACGGCTTCGACGTGGTGCAGACGGGGAACGCCGGGCGCGGCACCCGCCCGGATTCGTCCGTGGTCATCGACCGCGTGGGGCGGCTGGACATGGCGCGGCAGGTGGCCGACGCGCTCGGCATCCACCGCGTGCAGGCGCAGCGCAACGCCAACCTCATCCTCGACGTCACCGTGGTGCTGGGGCGGGACTGGCGCGCGCCGGCGGCGCCGCAGCCCGCCCGCTAGTCCACCCACGCGCACGAGCCGTCGCGCCAGCCCCGGCCATCTTTTTTGCCGCGTCCCTCCGATGGAATCGAACGACCCGTCCCTCCCTCCCTGCACCTGCGACCTCTACTGCACCTGCATCCACGACGCGGCGTACGGCGACGCGTACGCGGAGCAGGACCGGTACGAGTCGTGGCTTCCCCCGCACCGGCGCCAGTACCACCGCATCCAGCTCGGCTACAGCTATCCCTCGCTGTGGAGCCCGGACGCGAAGCTGCTCGTGCTGGGCAACAACTCCAACTGGATGGACTACTCGCGCGAGCGGTCGCGCTCCGATCCCAGCCAGTACGGCTCGACGCGCCACCTGTACTACTGCGGTGGCGACTGGTCCACCGCGTCGCTCTCGTTCCCCGATCCCTGGTCGCCGCCGTACCGCTTCCACGCGGCGGTGCACCGCCTCGTGGCGCTGATCACGGGGAGCGACGACGCGGCGGTGTGGGCGCTCGAGAACCACGTGCTGGTCAGCAACGCATCTCCCTACTGCACCTCCGACTTCGGAAAGGTGGAAGGGTACGCGCCGGGGCACACCGAGCGGCTGTGGCGCCGCTGGCTGCCGCGCCTGCGTCCCGAGGTGATCGTGTGCCTGGGGCGGGAGAGCGACCGCCTGATGCGCGCGCTCTTCCGCGTCCGCGAGGCGGCGGGGCCGGCGGACTGGCGCTACAAGTGGTTCGACGCCACGCACATGGGCCAGCCGGTCCGCGTGGCGGCGATGCGGCATCCGGGGTGGTACTGGGCGAACGCCCGCTCGCCACGGGTGCGTTCGGCGCTCAGCCCCGCGCTGGCGCTGATGGACGACATGGGGGCGATGGTCCAGGGGCTCGGCCTGGGCGAGCGGCTGGGGGAGAAGCTCACGGCGGGGTTTCACTGGCCGGGCGAGTTCGAGGCGGAATCGCTCGCGGACGTCCGCCTGTACTACCACCAGCACCGCCGCTGGCCGGAGGGGCTGGACGAATATCTCCAGCAGCTGAGCCGCCCGCGTCGCGAGCCCGGCACCCGGCGCCGCCGGGCGAAGGAGGGGTAGTCCCGGTCGATGCGAACGGCCCCCGGCATCCCGTCCTCCTGATGCTGATCCCCGCCGACCCCGTCCGCTACCGCCGCCCGGCGGCCTCGTACGCGGCCAGGCAGGCGGCGGCCAGCGCGATCCCGCCGATATAGCCGCCGAGCACGTCCGAGGCCCAGTGCTTCTCGTCCAGCAGGCGCCCGCCCGCGGTGACGGCCGGGATGGCGGCGGCGATGGGGAGCGCGGCGTACGGGCTGGCGATTCCCTCGCGCGCGAGGACGTACGCGCTCGCGAGGCCCACCGCGGCGGGGCCGAAGGCGTGGCCGCTGGGAAACACCGGCTTGGTGCGCGACTTCCGCCCCGGCGGCGGGGGCGGCTGCGGGAGCCACGCATCGAACGCGTGGTTCAGCCCCGTGGCGATGACGCCGGCGGCGAAGATGGCGCCCGCGCCCGCCGCGCCGGACCGCCGCTCGTCTTCGCCGTCGCCGCGCTGCGCGGCCAGCACCCACGCGGAGGTGCCGAGCGCGGCGGGGATGTAGGTCCACCACTTTCCCACCGGCGAGAGCGCGGCGGCGGCGCGTCGCACCGGGCTTCCGTCGGGCGCGCCGGTGCGCTCCAGCACCTCGCGGTCGGCGCGGGCGGTCTTGCGGCGCGCCACGGCGGCGTTCAGCACGCCGAAGCCCACCGCGCCGGCCGCGGCCACGGCGGCGAGGGCCAGCGCGCGGCGGCCGGCATCGCGGCGCGCCCCGGAATCATCGGATCGGTCGGGGTTCGTCATGCGGCGGATGTTTGGCGAGATCCGTACCGCCGGCCGCGCAGCATCGTCCCTCGCATCGTCCCCCGCTGCCGTGGGGATCGAACAGGAGACTGGCGCCGCGGGGCCGCGGCGATGAGCTTGGTGGCGGGGTTCCCGGGCGGATACGGTGCGGCGGAGGGGTTCGGAGACGATGCGTTCATCCACGCGCAGGCGCGGTGCGGTCCCGCAGGCCGGCTGGAGCGGAGCGGAGACCGTGCGTCCGCCGCGGCCGGCCGTACGCGAAGCACAGGGACAGGATGCGCTGGCGAGCCCTCCGCCCGCGCACCAGTTCGCGCGGGTGCCGGTGTTCGCGCCGGCGCCCGTGCGCGTGCAGGCGCAGCCGCGGACGAGCATGCCCGGCGACGCGCACGAGCGCGAGGCCGAGCACGCCGCCGCGCAGGTGATGCACGCGCCCGGCGGGGAGAGCCTGCAGGGAGAGGCGGGAACGCGCGACGGCGGCGCGGGCCGCGACGCCGCGCCGGCCGCGCCGCTCCCCGGCGGGCTGGGCGCGGCGGCGGGCGCGCGGCTGGACCCGGCCACGCGAGCGTTCATGGAGCCGCGGCTGGGGCACGACTTCTCGCGCGTGCGCATCCACACCGGCACGGCGGCGGCGTCCAGCGCCGAGTCGCTCTCGGCGCGCGCGTACACGGTGGGCTCGCACGTGGTGTTCGGGGCGGGGCAGTACCAGCCGCACACGCCCGCCGGCCGGCGCCTGCTCGCGCACGAGCTGGCGCACGTGGTCCAGCAGGGCGGCGGCACGCCCACGCGCGGCGGGCCGCACGGCGTGGCGGTTCGCTCCGCCGCGGCCGCGGGGCAGGTGCAGCGCGACGCCGAGCTGGACGCGGAGCAGACGAAGAACGGGCTCGCCGCCGCGAAGAAGGCGATCGAGGAGCTCGAGGCCACCGCCGCCAAGTCAAAGGACGCGCTCCCCGAGTACATCCGCGACGCCATCAAGCTGCTGCGTGCCAAGCTCGACGCCGGGCAGATCAAGATCTACGCGTTCGAGGGATTGAAGCACGGCCAGTTCAAGGGCGACGAAATCCGGCTGGACGGCGCCACGCCGGACGCGATCAACGTCACCACGGTGCTGCACGAGGGGGTGCACGCCGCGCACAAGGGGAAGTATCCCAAGCTCGGCAAGCGTTACGCCGACGCCGAGGGAAAGCAGGTCAGCCTCTCCGACCCCGGCACGGCCGACCTGCTGCGCTGGAAGGCCTGGACGGAGTACTGGGCCTACCGCGCGCGGCTGGACTACTTCAACCCGTCCAGCAAGGAGCCGATGACCGAGGAACAGATCCACAAGACCACGCTGCAGAGCCCCGACGTCCGGGTGTCGCTGCTGCAGGCCCGCAAGGCCGATCCCGACTTCGATCCGCGCACCTGGAAGCCGAAGGGGTGAGCGCCGGCGGTGCGCCGCGTTCGCCGCCTGACGCCATCGTCGGCAATCATCGGCGCATTGCGAGAAAAACTCACAAAGACGTCATCCTGAGTCGAACACCGCGCTTCGCGCGACCAC
Coding sequences within:
- the panD gene encoding aspartate 1-decarboxylase, encoding MYRTMCKSKIHRATVTGADLNYVGSITIDPVLMEAADLLEYEQVAVVNVNNGARFETYVIPGEPGQGEICLNGAAARLAHPGDKVIIISYAQYNEQEMDTYRPVFIFVDEHNRINRDGVRAVGA
- a CDS encoding DUF4157 domain-containing protein, giving the protein MRSSTRRRGAVPQAGWSGAETVRPPRPAVREAQGQDALASPPPAHQFARVPVFAPAPVRVQAQPRTSMPGDAHEREAEHAAAQVMHAPGGESLQGEAGTRDGGAGRDAAPAAPLPGGLGAAAGARLDPATRAFMEPRLGHDFSRVRIHTGTAAASSAESLSARAYTVGSHVVFGAGQYQPHTPAGRRLLAHELAHVVQQGGGTPTRGGPHGVAVRSAAAAGQVQRDAELDAEQTKNGLAAAKKAIEELEATAAKSKDALPEYIRDAIKLLRAKLDAGQIKIYAFEGLKHGQFKGDEIRLDGATPDAINVTTVLHEGVHAAHKGKYPKLGKRYADAEGKQVSLSDPGTADLLRWKAWTEYWAYRARLDYFNPSSKEPMTEEQIHKTTLQSPDVRVSLLQARKADPDFDPRTWKPKG
- a CDS encoding LytR C-terminal domain-containing protein, whose translation is MPRSKPKRGSGAQPARGGRAQTVGIFATLAAVAVLLGSVGWGVREYLRGPRAADPAAAADSARGPAARAPAGRVRVEVLNATTTHGLARQATDVLRDHGFDVVQTGNAGRGTRPDSSVVIDRVGRLDMARQVADALGIHRVQAQRNANLILDVTVVLGRDWRAPAAPQPAR
- a CDS encoding HD domain-containing protein encodes the protein MQHADTTVTPLVRDAAEGRLPDWVQAKPKRREHMARVANLMRQWAMELGLGDDETARWAAAGYLHDALRDADPDELRPMVPPGFRELPGKLLHGPAAAERLDGDADGELLDAVRCHTLGCPRFRALGRALYLADFLEPGRTFSPEWTESLRRRMPRDMDAVLREVVEARIGHVVRSGGTAHPETKAFHAQVQAEAR
- a CDS encoding phosphatase PAP2 family protein, translated to MTNPDRSDDSGARRDAGRRALALAAVAAAGAVGFGVLNAAVARRKTARADREVLERTGAPDGSPVRRAAAALSPVGKWWTYIPAALGTSAWVLAAQRGDGEDERRSGAAGAGAIFAAGVIATGLNHAFDAWLPQPPPPPGRKSRTKPVFPSGHAFGPAAVGLASAYVLAREGIASPYAALPIAAAIPAVTAGGRLLDEKHWASDVLGGYIGGIALAAACLAAYEAAGRR
- the panC gene encoding pantoate--beta-alanine ligase, with amino-acid sequence GPTEDLERYPRDLERDLALAAGRGTALVFAPSAAEMYPGGEPRVSVLPDEELGGRLDGGSRPGHFRGVLTVVAKLFGIFTPDVAVFGQKDLQQAVLIRRMAADLDIAVRVEVAPIVREADGLAMSSRNVYLSAEERASALSLSRALERARGLYDAGERDAGTLRAALWAGLSVPGVEPEYAEVVDPHTLGPVDRAADGVFCAVAARVGKTRLIDNCELGREEKKS